The genomic DNA CGTCAAGGACTGGTCCTTCCAGTCGAACGACACCGTCCGCGACTCCTGCAACTTCGGCACGACTGCGCACGGAGCGGAGTCGGTGAGGGCGGTCACCGACGTGTGCGGGGAACTGCCCTGCGTCGGGTGTTCCGGCCATGTCGCGATCACCGCGCGGGCCAGCGGATCGGCGGTCGCGCAGGCATCGCGATCGCGTTCCATCGACACCCTCATCCGCACGGCAATCTCGTTCTCGAATGCCACGTCGTAGTTGCATGCGCTTTCGACGAGCTGATCACGCACCTCGGGCGCCAGAGCCGTGGCAGCATCGATTCGGCGTGCCTTGACACCGTCGATCTCGTCGAGTTCGCCGAGCGACGAAGTCAGGAAATCGAAGGGCGAGAAGGCAATTGACCAGCTCACGTCGATCCCGCGGGTGGTGCCGTCATCCACGAGGGCTTCACATGAGGTTGAGTTGGACGACGTCCCGATCGCCTTGACGGTGCCGAGCACCTCGAGATGGCTGGGCTCGATCAATGCGCACGGATCGATCCCGAGAGCCCACGTGATGGTCTCCGCACGTGACAGCGTCTGCGATGCCGGCGTCGAAGTCGACGAAGGCGACGGTGCGGT from Mycobacterium sp. DL440 includes the following:
- a CDS encoding DUF3558 family protein — protein: MLQSMRVGVFSAVAVLAAGCSTTTSTTPGTAPSPSSTSTPASQTLSRAETITWALGIDPCALIEPSHLEVLGTVKAIGTSSNSTSCEALVDDGTTRGIDVSWSIAFSPFDFLTSSLGELDEIDGVKARRIDAATALAPEVRDQLVESACNYDVAFENEIAVRMRVSMERDRDACATADPLARAVIATWPEHPTQGSSPHTSVTALTDSAPCAVVPKLQESRTVSFDWKDQSLTSCFFTVDAVEVLVTFDYQTHEVVAADGEPTKFGNHDGYHKVHEGTTFADAVVGDGFDGVDAARPSRLVPVVAVNGDDAAVVFDVTTAVLNQLPH